A single Montipora foliosa isolate CH-2021 chromosome 7, ASM3666993v2, whole genome shotgun sequence DNA region contains:
- the LOC138010428 gene encoding uncharacterized protein isoform X1, whose amino-acid sequence MTTFLREKVGEHSVLYNVTGDGHTPKASGKFTLGGDVPSFVSRFLEHRSDLRKERRGKNGFTNHETKAYTLDSYHNEERITPACLVELNRLEKLLTTFLKEEESGVVNFTEDDVVRCLYLFERRSVLSILGLQLDLLDGIEEMPPEHYNHLTLNEWIERSLEENIEDLDSVDENALTPQLLSSIGFDQSGETVKRIIERSSAASMQQHIEACEWAKIFIADEFKYNPLLSPSSQRFPFKISKTNEWFYMDENEAKERKHSYDISRVKIMNLETKEWLSKNIQETLLKDNNEDHIFLFHGTDHQSAKNILSVRGIYLNSGRQKRDFSSGKGFYLSKNFDVALNWANCSTAKPAILIFKANCCFLDSAQKLDLFDDEKRWHEIVSAFRLGRRTAKTRKSLHSYDLIEGPMATVRRSESAADDELVIEQKPSSYQMCLISSEFAEKFQQTLHCVLFLDINNLDKRHETVSSI is encoded by the exons ATGACAACATTTTTGCGAGAAAAGGTAGGAGAACACTCCGTATTG TATAATGTAACGGGAGACGGACACACTCCTAAAGCCAGTGGCAAATTTACACTCGGTGGTGACGTTCCATCTTTCGTTTCAAGATTTCTTGAGCACAGGTCAGACTTGAGAAAAGAAAGAAGGGGAAAAAACGGTTTCACTAATCACGAGACGAAGGCTTACACTTTGGATTCTTATCACAACGAAGAACGCATCACACCAGCGTGCCTCGTTGAATTAAACCGTTTAGAAAAACTTCTAACTACGTTTCTTAAAGAGGAAGAGAGTGGAGTCGTTAACTTTACTGAAGACGATGTCGTTCGGTGTCTTTACCTCTTTGAGCGACGGAGCGTTCTTTCGATTCTTGGACTCCAACTCGATTTACTTGACGGCATTGAAGAAATGCCTCCAGAACACTACAACCATCTAACGCTGAACGAATGGATCGAAAGGTCATTGGAAGAAAACATTGAAGATCTCGATTCAGTCGATGAAAACGCTCTCACGCCACAACTGCTTTCTTCAATCGGGTTCGATCAGTCAGGCGAAACCGTTAAAAGAATCATAGAGCGTTCGTCTGCGGCAAGCATGCAACAACATATTGAAGCATGCGAATGGGCAAAGATTTTTATCGCAGATGAATTTAAGTACAACCCTCTTCTTTCTCCGTCATCCCAGAGATTTCCGTTTAAAATCAGTAAAACTAATGAATGGTTTTATATGGATGAAAACGAAGCCAAGGAAAGAAAACATTCTTATGACatcagccgtgtcaaaattatGAACTTGGAGACAAAGGAATGGCTATCGAAAAATATTCAGGAGACTTtgctcaaagacaacaacgaaGACCACATATTTCTTTTTCACGGCACAGATCACCAAAGCGCAAAGAATATTTTGTCGGTAAGAGGGATATATTTAAATTCTGGACGACAGAAGCGCGACTTTAGCTCTGGAAAGGGATTTTACCTTTCCAAGAATTTTGACGTTGCATTAAATTGGGCGAATTGCTCAACAGCAAAGCCTGCAATACTGATATTCAAAGCAAATTGCTGTTTCTTGGATTCCGCTCAGAAGCTAGATTTGTTTGACGACGAAAAGCGATGGCACGAAATAGTGTCTGCCTTTAGATTGGGAAGGCGAACGGCTAAAACACGAAAGAGTTTACATTCGTACGACTTAATTGAAGGACCAATGGCGACAGTGAGAAGAAGTGAGAGCGCCGCGGACGACGAGTTGGTCATTGAACAAAAACCGTCTTCTTACCAAATGTGTCTGATTTCAAGTGAGTTTGCAGAAAAGTTTCAGCAAACCCTGCATTGTGTGTTATTTTTGGACATAAATAATTTGGACAAGAGACATGAAACTGTTTCTTCGatatag
- the LOC138010428 gene encoding uncharacterized protein isoform X2 — MTTFLREKYNVTGDGHTPKASGKFTLGGDVPSFVSRFLEHRSDLRKERRGKNGFTNHETKAYTLDSYHNEERITPACLVELNRLEKLLTTFLKEEESGVVNFTEDDVVRCLYLFERRSVLSILGLQLDLLDGIEEMPPEHYNHLTLNEWIERSLEENIEDLDSVDENALTPQLLSSIGFDQSGETVKRIIERSSAASMQQHIEACEWAKIFIADEFKYNPLLSPSSQRFPFKISKTNEWFYMDENEAKERKHSYDISRVKIMNLETKEWLSKNIQETLLKDNNEDHIFLFHGTDHQSAKNILSVRGIYLNSGRQKRDFSSGKGFYLSKNFDVALNWANCSTAKPAILIFKANCCFLDSAQKLDLFDDEKRWHEIVSAFRLGRRTAKTRKSLHSYDLIEGPMATVRRSESAADDELVIEQKPSSYQMCLISSEFAEKFQQTLHCVLFLDINNLDKRHETVSSI; from the exons ATGACAACATTTTTGCGAGAAAAG TATAATGTAACGGGAGACGGACACACTCCTAAAGCCAGTGGCAAATTTACACTCGGTGGTGACGTTCCATCTTTCGTTTCAAGATTTCTTGAGCACAGGTCAGACTTGAGAAAAGAAAGAAGGGGAAAAAACGGTTTCACTAATCACGAGACGAAGGCTTACACTTTGGATTCTTATCACAACGAAGAACGCATCACACCAGCGTGCCTCGTTGAATTAAACCGTTTAGAAAAACTTCTAACTACGTTTCTTAAAGAGGAAGAGAGTGGAGTCGTTAACTTTACTGAAGACGATGTCGTTCGGTGTCTTTACCTCTTTGAGCGACGGAGCGTTCTTTCGATTCTTGGACTCCAACTCGATTTACTTGACGGCATTGAAGAAATGCCTCCAGAACACTACAACCATCTAACGCTGAACGAATGGATCGAAAGGTCATTGGAAGAAAACATTGAAGATCTCGATTCAGTCGATGAAAACGCTCTCACGCCACAACTGCTTTCTTCAATCGGGTTCGATCAGTCAGGCGAAACCGTTAAAAGAATCATAGAGCGTTCGTCTGCGGCAAGCATGCAACAACATATTGAAGCATGCGAATGGGCAAAGATTTTTATCGCAGATGAATTTAAGTACAACCCTCTTCTTTCTCCGTCATCCCAGAGATTTCCGTTTAAAATCAGTAAAACTAATGAATGGTTTTATATGGATGAAAACGAAGCCAAGGAAAGAAAACATTCTTATGACatcagccgtgtcaaaattatGAACTTGGAGACAAAGGAATGGCTATCGAAAAATATTCAGGAGACTTtgctcaaagacaacaacgaaGACCACATATTTCTTTTTCACGGCACAGATCACCAAAGCGCAAAGAATATTTTGTCGGTAAGAGGGATATATTTAAATTCTGGACGACAGAAGCGCGACTTTAGCTCTGGAAAGGGATTTTACCTTTCCAAGAATTTTGACGTTGCATTAAATTGGGCGAATTGCTCAACAGCAAAGCCTGCAATACTGATATTCAAAGCAAATTGCTGTTTCTTGGATTCCGCTCAGAAGCTAGATTTGTTTGACGACGAAAAGCGATGGCACGAAATAGTGTCTGCCTTTAGATTGGGAAGGCGAACGGCTAAAACACGAAAGAGTTTACATTCGTACGACTTAATTGAAGGACCAATGGCGACAGTGAGAAGAAGTGAGAGCGCCGCGGACGACGAGTTGGTCATTGAACAAAAACCGTCTTCTTACCAAATGTGTCTGATTTCAAGTGAGTTTGCAGAAAAGTTTCAGCAAACCCTGCATTGTGTGTTATTTTTGGACATAAATAATTTGGACAAGAGACATGAAACTGTTTCTTCGatatag